One Aneurinibacillus migulanus genomic region harbors:
- a CDS encoding ferredoxin has translation MTTWVDKDTCIACGACGATAPDVFDYDDEGIAFNKIDDNTNTAEIPDILFDDVRDASEGCPTDSIKVEE, from the coding sequence ATGACAACTTGGGTGGACAAAGACACTTGTATTGCTTGCGGAGCTTGTGGTGCAACCGCTCCTGATGTATTTGATTACGATGATGAAGGCATCGCTTTCAACAAAATCGACGACAATACTAATACTGCTGAAATCCCGGATATCCTGTTTGATGATGTTCGCGATGCATCCGAAGGTTGCCCGACTGACTCCATTAAAGTGGAAGAGTAG
- a CDS encoding magnesium transporter CorA family protein: MDKPQVQEKKVEAALCQFLFPFSIREGCQSSLQKELKESGFDYFHLDKEEQEEKYYGPSHRVSHRGLERYYLPFASNILFPHSEKERGFQRYSRKMEMDAKVRLDETELSFILHSVDITLCPFNLGFVTMRIELTKEGLTYTQALEFIKQFRQLENVLKKKDYPIVCYRDMEYKEVESFLFTEVAPAIRPYLDEVNPDKAYFETLSFFVDERMYAQVFFAFAEGEELNKVDVYRAGQLNGMDSEGKPHVSAHNMQYIEEYCHTHVYSRWAPYTYFVVDDDAFVCLTKERREQADKLADQMYGEYYYSLLLNFFHKIVLLKLSVQYPAVRVDKDNEDIGELIRSITEFDSKYFFVETMSQTQGKELFGLLRIVFRNNDLYEDVKSTLGRLFQYQEKFTSKRNNHLLMILTIYTVIGGIYGMNQVIEDLKGDIDWSKMLTYSFFEYIALFVTFSGLVVAAVMGINALVRWVQELARTRRRR; encoded by the coding sequence ATGGACAAACCGCAAGTTCAAGAAAAAAAAGTAGAGGCGGCACTTTGCCAATTTTTGTTTCCTTTTTCTATTCGTGAAGGCTGCCAGTCCTCACTGCAAAAAGAACTCAAAGAAAGCGGGTTCGACTATTTTCACCTGGACAAAGAAGAGCAAGAAGAGAAGTATTATGGTCCATCGCATCGTGTTTCCCATCGTGGTCTGGAGCGCTATTATTTACCGTTTGCTAGCAATATTTTGTTTCCTCATTCTGAAAAAGAGCGGGGGTTCCAGCGCTATTCCCGAAAGATGGAGATGGATGCAAAAGTACGCCTCGACGAAACCGAACTGAGTTTTATACTTCACTCGGTTGACATTACGTTGTGTCCATTTAATCTTGGGTTCGTCACGATGCGCATCGAACTTACTAAAGAGGGGCTTACATATACACAGGCGCTGGAGTTTATTAAGCAGTTCAGACAGTTGGAGAACGTGCTTAAGAAGAAAGACTATCCGATCGTTTGTTACCGGGATATGGAATACAAAGAGGTGGAGAGCTTTCTGTTTACGGAGGTAGCTCCTGCTATTAGGCCATACCTTGATGAAGTAAATCCGGATAAAGCCTATTTCGAGACGTTGTCATTTTTCGTGGATGAGCGAATGTATGCCCAGGTTTTTTTTGCGTTTGCGGAAGGAGAGGAATTGAACAAAGTGGATGTGTACCGGGCCGGACAACTAAACGGGATGGACTCGGAAGGGAAGCCGCATGTGAGTGCGCACAACATGCAATACATCGAAGAATATTGCCACACGCATGTATATAGCCGCTGGGCACCCTACACATACTTTGTCGTCGATGATGACGCATTCGTTTGTTTAACGAAAGAGAGGCGGGAGCAGGCGGATAAGCTTGCCGACCAGATGTATGGCGAATATTATTACAGTTTGCTCTTGAATTTTTTTCATAAAATCGTGTTGTTAAAGCTTTCAGTACAATACCCGGCAGTGCGTGTCGATAAGGATAATGAAGATATCGGAGAATTAATTCGTTCCATTACTGAATTCGATTCCAAATACTTTTTTGTGGAGACGATGTCTCAAACACAAGGCAAGGAGCTTTTCGGCTTGCTTCGTATCGTATTCCGAAATAACGATTTATACGAAGATGTTAAAAGTACGCTGGGCAGGTTGTTTCAATACCAGGAAAAGTTCACTTCAAAAAGAAATAATCATCTGCTGATGATCCTTACAATTTATACTGTTATCGGCGGAATTTACGGGATGAACCAGGTTATCGAAGATTTGAAGGGGGATATAGATTGGAGTAAGATGCTCACGTATTCATTTTTCGAATATATTGCGCTATTCGTTACGTTCAGTGGTCTGGTAGTTGCTGCGGTAATGGGTATTAACGCGCTGGTGAGATGGGTACAGGAGTTAGCCCGCACTAGGCGCCGAAGATGA
- a CDS encoding magnesium transporter CorA family protein, whose translation MIKTYFYNHSSQEMLHDVDLNKIDEFLHSSEDLLWIDLFNTSNQELHYVAKLFNFHPLAIEDCLQHSPRAKVDDYEDYHFFVFHALRYHEESDNEITTIELNVFMGPNYVVTIHKRPMPSIGRIAAACLKSKEYMNRGADYLLYSIIDGITDEYFPILDRISIRIDEVEDEMYEHDMELVTEEFLALKRTLILIRRVILPQKRVFATTNGHWLFPIQEDNIPFYIDLKDHLERIADSTETFKDLVNSALETYYSIVSAKTTENLNILTAISTIMLPLTFLTGFFGMNVPLPFQDSPYMTVAIFLLLAALSWWMWWFLRKKFM comes from the coding sequence TTGATTAAGACATATTTCTACAACCATTCCAGTCAGGAAATGCTCCACGATGTGGACTTGAATAAAATCGACGAATTTCTTCATTCCAGTGAAGATTTGCTCTGGATTGATTTGTTTAATACAAGCAATCAAGAGTTGCATTATGTGGCCAAACTGTTCAACTTTCACCCGCTGGCTATTGAAGACTGTCTACAGCACAGCCCTCGGGCAAAGGTAGATGATTATGAAGACTATCATTTCTTCGTATTCCACGCGTTACGCTACCATGAGGAAAGCGATAATGAGATTACAACAATCGAATTGAACGTATTTATGGGTCCGAATTACGTCGTAACGATCCACAAGCGTCCGATGCCGTCGATTGGACGAATTGCCGCCGCTTGCCTAAAAAGCAAGGAGTACATGAATCGCGGAGCGGATTATTTGCTGTATTCGATTATTGATGGGATTACGGATGAGTACTTCCCAATTCTTGATCGTATTAGTATCCGGATTGACGAAGTCGAGGACGAAATGTACGAACATGATATGGAACTGGTAACTGAAGAATTTCTTGCTCTAAAACGGACACTGATTCTCATTCGGCGCGTCATTCTGCCACAGAAGCGTGTGTTTGCCACTACGAATGGGCACTGGCTGTTTCCGATTCAAGAAGATAACATACCGTTTTATATCGATTTGAAAGATCATCTTGAACGAATCGCTGACTCGACGGAGACGTTTAAAGATCTCGTAAACAGCGCCCTTGAAACATACTATTCCATCGTCAGCGCAAAAACAACGGAAAATCTGAACATCCTAACAGCTATTTCAACAATTATGCTGCCATTGACTTTCTTGACTGGATTTTTCGGCATGAATGTACCACTTCCATTCCAGGATTCGCCTTATATGACCGTGGCTATCTTTCTTCTGTTAGCTGCACTCTCTTGGTGGATGTGGTGGTTCTTACGCAAGAAATTCATGTAA
- a CDS encoding DUF92 domain-containing protein → MDFLIGCAGSLFIAGAAYVKRSLSTSGAVAAVLLGTLIYALGDMRWYGLLLAFFISSSLLSHRKKEAKKDVEDLFAKSGTRDWLQVMANGGLGLVAVLSAFFWGGADGWYMFYIGVIAAVTSDTWATEIGVLAKGKPRHVLTWRKVEPGTSGGVSGLGLLASLAGGIFIGSLAMLFVWLIQQEWTFSYIAAGAFGGMVGSLADSAIGAVWQRMYRCEVCGKETERSEHCGQPTCVIKGYAWCTNDVVNILASLVGGAVAVWWR, encoded by the coding sequence ATGGATTTTTTAATCGGATGTGCCGGTAGCTTATTCATCGCAGGAGCGGCATATGTTAAACGGTCGCTTTCGACCAGCGGAGCGGTCGCTGCAGTGTTGCTTGGAACGCTAATATATGCGCTTGGCGATATGCGATGGTACGGCCTTTTGCTTGCATTTTTTATTTCATCAAGCTTATTATCGCACCGAAAAAAAGAGGCGAAAAAAGATGTGGAAGATTTGTTTGCGAAAAGTGGGACGCGTGATTGGTTGCAAGTAATGGCGAACGGTGGTCTGGGGCTTGTAGCAGTACTTAGCGCCTTTTTTTGGGGTGGGGCAGATGGGTGGTATATGTTCTATATCGGCGTGATAGCGGCTGTGACAAGCGATACGTGGGCTACTGAAATCGGTGTGCTGGCCAAAGGAAAACCGCGCCATGTGCTTACGTGGCGCAAGGTGGAGCCTGGTACGTCGGGCGGTGTAAGTGGTCTGGGGCTTTTGGCTTCCCTTGCAGGAGGTATTTTTATCGGGAGTTTAGCGATGCTTTTTGTGTGGCTGATACAGCAGGAGTGGACATTTTCGTATATCGCTGCCGGAGCATTTGGCGGTATGGTGGGAAGTCTGGCAGATAGCGCAATCGGCGCGGTCTGGCAGCGGATGTACCGTTGTGAAGTATGCGGGAAGGAGACGGAGCGCTCGGAGCATTGTGGTCAGCCGACCTGCGTAATAAAAGGGTACGCATGGTGTACAAACGATGTGGTGAACATACTAGCATCGCTTGTGGGCGGCGCGGTTGCCGTTTGGTGGCGTTGA
- a CDS encoding inorganic diphosphatase translates to MAFENKVVDVFVEIPAGSQNKYEFDKEAGVFRLDRVLFAPMHYPTEYGYLENTLALDGDPLDALVLTTFPTFPGCVISTRIIGVLVMSDDKGQDEKLLGVPVDDPRWNDVKSLDDIPAHITKEISYFFERYKDLENKETKIEGWEGAEKAAQLIEECIQRYAETK, encoded by the coding sequence ATGGCTTTTGAAAACAAAGTAGTTGACGTATTCGTAGAAATTCCAGCTGGAAGCCAGAATAAATACGAATTCGATAAAGAAGCAGGCGTATTCCGTCTGGACCGCGTACTTTTCGCCCCTATGCATTATCCGACCGAGTACGGTTATTTGGAAAACACGTTGGCACTCGATGGCGACCCGCTAGATGCGCTTGTGCTGACTACATTCCCGACTTTTCCGGGCTGCGTTATCTCTACCCGCATTATCGGCGTGCTCGTTATGTCCGATGACAAGGGCCAAGACGAAAAATTACTAGGCGTGCCGGTTGATGATCCACGCTGGAACGATGTAAAATCCTTAGACGATATTCCTGCGCACATCACAAAAGAAATCTCGTATTTCTTCGAGCGCTACAAAGATCTTGAAAACAAAGAAACGAAAATCGAAGGCTGGGAAGGCGCAGAAAAAGCAGCCCAACTTATCGAGGAATGCATCCAACGCTACGCGGAAACAAAGTAA
- a CDS encoding DUF1284 domain-containing protein yields the protein MRVEIRKLRGHHLLCVHGFQGMGYSPSFVEKMSEIVEQIRDPESDIWLEITIGFDEVCNACPHQGETRCEADEASDMHVKQMDARVIHHLELETDATYRKRWLVRRTANMVEPDDLEELCAGCSWLPYGVCKEGIRKLRAVHDILE from the coding sequence ATGAGAGTGGAGATTAGAAAACTGCGCGGCCACCATTTGCTGTGCGTGCATGGCTTTCAAGGCATGGGATATAGCCCTTCATTTGTGGAAAAAATGAGTGAAATTGTCGAGCAAATCCGAGATCCGGAAAGCGATATTTGGCTAGAGATAACAATTGGTTTTGATGAGGTGTGCAATGCTTGTCCGCATCAGGGAGAGACGAGGTGCGAAGCTGACGAAGCTTCGGATATGCATGTGAAACAAATGGATGCAAGGGTTATCCACCATCTTGAATTGGAGACCGATGCAACATACCGTAAAAGATGGCTTGTCCGTCGTACGGCCAATATGGTGGAACCTGATGACTTGGAGGAACTGTGTGCCGGTTGCTCATGGCTTCCCTATGGAGTTTGCAAAGAAGGTATCCGCAAGTTGAGAGCGGTACACGACATTTTAGAATAG
- the serA gene encoding phosphoglycerate dehydrogenase → MFKVLVSDPLSEFGIQKLLDAEDVQVDRKTGLSEAELISIIGEYDALLVRSQTKVTPAVIEAGKKLKAIGRAGVGVDNIDLTAATNAGIVVINAPDGNTISTAEHSFAMIMGLARRIPPAYKKLMDGEWDRKSFTGVELNNKVLGVVGLGRIGAEVAKRAKAFNMTVIAYDPFLTQERADKLGVKFGTLEDVVKQADFITVHTPLTKDTKYIINTKEFEKMKDGVRIVNCARGGIINEKALYEAIISGKVAGAALDVFEEEPPLDNPLLKLPQVIATPHLGASTIEAQENVAIDVSEEILHILHDEPFKNAVNLPSIPATVLEKVKPYFELNEKLGSFIAQIAVGGLKEVIVTYSGELNDFDTAALTRTTLKGILAYHLGAAANYVNAPTLAKNRDIHVTEQKSTYGGGFNNLVTVTLKTNQEERTVAGTLLNGYGPRIVKIDGYSIDLVPQGNLLLVHHNDRPGAIGRVGTLLGNNDVNIATMQVGRRDIGGQAIMLLTVDKEVNPDVLDTLGELNEIKSVTQIEL, encoded by the coding sequence ATGTTTAAAGTATTAGTTAGCGACCCATTGAGCGAATTCGGAATTCAGAAACTATTGGATGCAGAAGATGTTCAGGTAGACCGCAAAACCGGTCTTTCCGAAGCAGAATTAATTAGTATTATCGGAGAGTACGATGCATTGCTCGTACGTAGCCAAACGAAAGTAACGCCTGCTGTCATCGAAGCTGGCAAAAAATTAAAAGCAATCGGACGTGCTGGTGTCGGCGTGGACAATATCGACCTGACCGCTGCCACTAATGCAGGTATTGTTGTTATTAATGCTCCAGACGGAAATACGATTTCTACTGCTGAACATTCTTTTGCAATGATTATGGGACTTGCTCGCCGCATTCCGCCGGCATACAAAAAGCTCATGGATGGCGAATGGGACCGCAAATCATTCACAGGCGTGGAATTGAATAATAAAGTGCTTGGTGTTGTTGGCTTAGGACGTATCGGCGCCGAAGTCGCCAAGCGTGCCAAAGCGTTCAATATGACAGTTATCGCCTACGATCCGTTCTTGACTCAGGAACGCGCCGACAAGCTGGGTGTAAAATTCGGTACACTCGAAGATGTCGTAAAACAAGCGGACTTCATTACCGTGCATACACCGCTTACAAAAGATACGAAATATATCATTAACACAAAAGAGTTTGAAAAAATGAAGGATGGCGTACGCATCGTTAACTGTGCACGCGGCGGCATCATCAATGAAAAAGCGTTGTACGAAGCGATTATAAGCGGAAAAGTAGCTGGCGCTGCACTCGATGTTTTTGAAGAGGAGCCGCCATTGGATAACCCGCTTCTGAAGTTGCCGCAAGTCATCGCAACACCGCATCTTGGTGCTTCCACCATAGAAGCGCAGGAAAACGTGGCGATCGACGTATCTGAAGAAATCCTGCACATTCTGCATGATGAGCCGTTCAAAAACGCGGTCAACCTGCCATCTATCCCGGCTACTGTTCTGGAAAAAGTAAAACCATACTTCGAGCTAAACGAAAAACTTGGATCTTTTATCGCACAAATCGCAGTAGGCGGCCTGAAAGAAGTAATCGTAACTTATTCCGGCGAGCTGAATGATTTCGACACAGCAGCACTGACCCGTACGACGCTGAAAGGCATCCTTGCCTACCATCTGGGTGCAGCAGCTAACTATGTCAACGCTCCGACTCTGGCGAAAAACCGTGATATTCATGTGACAGAACAGAAATCCACGTACGGTGGCGGATTCAATAACCTGGTTACCGTTACATTGAAAACAAACCAGGAAGAAAGAACAGTCGCCGGTACACTGTTGAACGGCTATGGCCCGCGCATTGTAAAAATTGACGGCTATTCCATCGACCTGGTACCACAGGGCAACCTGCTGCTTGTACACCATAATGACCGTCCAGGCGCCATTGGCCGTGTAGGTACTCTTCTCGGCAATAACGACGTAAACATCGCAACGATGCAAGTAGGTCGTCGTGATATTGGCGGTCAAGCGATTATGCTTCTGACTGTAGATAAAGAAGTGAACCCTGATGTACTCGATACGCTGGGCGAGCTAAATGAAATCAAAAGCGTAACACAAATCGAACTGTAG
- a CDS encoding glutathione peroxidase, with the protein MSVYTYEAKTIRGADKRLSEYKGHVLLIVNTASKCGFTPQYKDLQELYETYHDQGLEVLGFPSNQFMGQEPGTNEEIEQFCEVNYGVTFPMFAKTDVKGSNAHPLFQYLTKSAPGLLSKEVKWNFTKFLVNKKGNVVKRYAPTTNPKNIVKDIERLLAE; encoded by the coding sequence ATGAGCGTGTATACATACGAAGCAAAAACCATTCGTGGAGCAGACAAGAGGCTGTCGGAATATAAGGGGCATGTGCTGTTGATTGTAAATACAGCTAGCAAATGTGGCTTTACACCACAATATAAAGACTTGCAGGAGTTATATGAAACATACCATGATCAAGGTTTGGAAGTACTAGGATTTCCGAGTAATCAGTTTATGGGACAGGAGCCGGGAACAAATGAGGAAATCGAGCAATTCTGCGAGGTTAATTACGGTGTTACGTTCCCAATGTTTGCGAAAACCGATGTCAAAGGGTCAAATGCTCATCCGTTGTTTCAATATTTAACAAAAAGTGCACCAGGTCTTCTCTCCAAAGAAGTAAAATGGAATTTCACGAAGTTTTTAGTAAATAAAAAGGGGAACGTTGTAAAGCGATATGCGCCTACCACCAATCCGAAAAACATTGTAAAAGACATTGAACGCTTGTTAGCAGAATAA
- a CDS encoding HAD family hydrolase, with the protein MFRTILFDVDGVLLSEERYFDASALTVWEMLYSPKYVGIGGDTFEPAPQEETIRRVRAEVFADDNVLDFVKTRGINANWDMVYLAFSYQLVLLLTELHKTKPEEVRAILTSQIHREAIAKVKKLAQGVDFTVDYAAFVADFEKSTVEKQALLVYLNEIVREKTGIETDIFSRNSELWDLCQETFQEWYLGDRLVADSIGRPSYQEGKKGFLDDEIPIVEPAKMAEVLAELKNRGYDLGIGTGRPRIETIEPLKAMGLLQYFNPNRIVTASDVLDTEKRYPERAPLAKPQPYCYIKGMLGMDCHDDECFSLPLPIENGEEVLVVGDSVADYMAARSIGCKFAATLTGLTGQEARAKFEELQADYILDDMTYILTIL; encoded by the coding sequence ATGTTTCGTACAATTTTATTTGACGTAGACGGAGTTTTACTAAGTGAGGAGCGTTATTTTGACGCTTCGGCACTAACGGTGTGGGAGATGCTGTACAGCCCTAAATATGTAGGCATTGGCGGTGATACATTTGAACCGGCGCCACAAGAGGAGACGATTCGTCGTGTACGTGCCGAAGTTTTCGCCGATGATAATGTGTTGGATTTCGTTAAGACGCGAGGAATTAACGCCAACTGGGATATGGTATACCTAGCATTCTCTTATCAACTGGTGCTTCTGTTGACTGAATTACACAAGACGAAGCCAGAAGAGGTTCGAGCGATTCTTACATCGCAAATTCACCGCGAAGCAATTGCAAAAGTAAAAAAATTGGCGCAAGGTGTAGATTTTACAGTCGATTATGCCGCATTCGTGGCCGACTTCGAGAAAAGTACAGTAGAGAAGCAAGCGTTGCTTGTATATCTAAACGAGATTGTACGGGAGAAGACAGGCATCGAGACGGATATTTTCTCGCGTAACAGTGAACTGTGGGATCTGTGCCAGGAGACATTCCAGGAGTGGTATCTCGGTGATCGCTTGGTAGCTGATTCAATTGGTCGTCCCTCATATCAGGAAGGAAAGAAAGGTTTCCTAGACGATGAGATTCCGATTGTTGAGCCAGCCAAAATGGCCGAAGTGTTGGCTGAGCTGAAAAATCGCGGCTATGACCTTGGTATTGGTACGGGACGTCCACGCATCGAAACGATAGAGCCGCTAAAGGCGATGGGGCTGCTGCAATATTTTAACCCGAACCGTATCGTAACTGCGAGCGATGTGTTGGATACGGAGAAACGTTATCCGGAGCGTGCACCGCTCGCCAAGCCACAGCCATACTGCTACATCAAGGGAATGCTTGGTATGGATTGCCATGATGATGAATGCTTCAGTTTGCCGCTGCCGATCGAGAACGGTGAAGAAGTCCTTGTTGTAGGAGATTCGGTGGCCGACTACATGGCTGCACGCAGCATCGGCTGCAAGTTTGCGGCTACGCTAACCGGTTTGACTGGGCAGGAAGCACGTGCCAAGTTTGAAGAGTTGCAGGCTGATTATATCCTTGACGACATGACATACATTCTGACCATTCTGTAA
- a CDS encoding SDR family oxidoreductase: MELQSLHNKVALITGASKGIGRAMSTLFAEKGATVYAVARSAALLKELADEANGKKGRILPAPCDVSDAEAVESLIGQVIREEEHIDVLINNAGLGHFGMIHELTEAQWDEMMNVNLKGVFLCTKYTAPHMIKRKSGHIINISSVAGTVTFPGGGGYCASKFGLMAFNDVLTQELKPHNVKVSVICPGSVQTHFSQGEPKDYALRPEEVAYMAYQMAAAPEHIIMNQLIMRPVVPQQLQK; the protein is encoded by the coding sequence ATGGAGTTGCAATCCTTACATAACAAGGTCGCACTCATTACGGGCGCAAGCAAAGGAATTGGACGCGCCATGAGCACATTGTTCGCAGAAAAGGGAGCTACGGTCTACGCTGTTGCCCGAAGTGCGGCGTTGCTCAAAGAGCTCGCAGACGAAGCAAATGGCAAAAAGGGCCGTATTCTTCCCGCCCCATGTGACGTCTCAGACGCGGAGGCAGTCGAGAGTCTTATCGGGCAAGTCATACGCGAGGAAGAACATATCGATGTGCTTATCAATAATGCGGGTCTTGGCCATTTCGGGATGATTCACGAACTAACGGAAGCACAATGGGATGAGATGATGAACGTCAACCTGAAAGGCGTATTCCTCTGCACAAAATACACTGCGCCACACATGATAAAGCGAAAAAGCGGCCATATTATCAATATTTCGAGTGTCGCAGGGACGGTTACATTCCCGGGCGGCGGCGGATACTGTGCATCAAAATTCGGTCTGATGGCCTTCAACGATGTATTAACACAAGAGCTAAAACCGCACAATGTCAAAGTATCCGTTATCTGCCCCGGTTCGGTACAGACACATTTCAGCCAGGGCGAACCGAAAGACTATGCACTGCGACCAGAAGAAGTAGCGTATATGGCCTATCAAATGGCGGCGGCGCCAGAGCATATCATTATGAACCAACTGATTATGCGTCCAGTCGTGCCACAGCAACTGCAAAAATAA